The sequence GCGGTCGGCGCGGGGTTCGCCCTGGCCCTCGCCTGCGATCTGCGGGTCGGCGCGGAGAGCGCCTCCTTCCGGCTGCCGGAGCTGGCGCTCGGGCTGCCGACCGCCTGGGGCGGGCTGCTGCCCCGGCTGATCCACGAGGTGGGCGCGGCCCGGGTCCGCGAGCTGATCCTGACCGGCCGGGCCTTCGGCGCCGCCGAGGCCTGCGAGCTGTCCGTGCTCCAGCGGGTGGTGCCCGACGCGGAGCTGGACGACGCGGTCGCCGCCTGGGCGAAGCCGGTGGTCCGCCGCCCGGAGGCCGCGCTGCGGGTCACCAAGGCGCTGCTGAACTCCTACGCCGCCGCCACCCGGCTGGCCGACCCCGCGTTCCTCGACGCGGAGCTGATGGCCTCGGTCGCGGCCGCCACCCGGCGTTCCCCGGCGGGCGGCGACGGGGCGGGCGGGTCACACTCGTAAAAACCCGATGGGGAGGTCTCCGGCGTGGACGTACCAGTGTGGCTGTGGATCGTGTTCGCCGTGACCGTCATCGTGTCCCTGACGGTCGACCTGCTGGCGCACCGCAACGCGCATGTCATCGGCTTCAAGGAGGCCGGGCTGTGGAGCGCCCTGTGGGTGGGCCTGGCGCTGGTCTTCGGCGGGGTCGTCTTCGTGACGCTCGGGACGACCGCCGGAACGGAGTACACGACCGCGTGGCTGCTGGAGAAGAGCCTTTCGGTCGACAACCTCTTCGTCTTCGCGCTGATCTTCGCGTATTTCAAGGTGCCCCGGGAGTACCAGCACCGGGTGCTCTTCTACGGGGTCATCGGCGCCCTGGTGTTCCGGGCGCTCTTCCTGACCGCGGGTGTCGCGGTGGTGAACCGCTTCACCGTCGTCCTGTTCCTCTTCGCCGCGATCCTCTTCTACAGCAGCTACAAGATCCTCAGCGGCCAGGAGGAGAACTTCGACCCGGGCAAGAGCTTCGCGGTGCGGCTGCTGCGGAAGATCATGCCGGTCCAGGACGAGTACTCCGGCACGC is a genomic window of Streptomyces sp. YPW6 containing:
- a CDS encoding TerC family protein, which translates into the protein MDVPVWLWIVFAVTVIVSLTVDLLAHRNAHVIGFKEAGLWSALWVGLALVFGGVVFVTLGTTAGTEYTTAWLLEKSLSVDNLFVFALIFAYFKVPREYQHRVLFYGVIGALVFRALFLTAGVAVVNRFTVVLFLFAAILFYSSYKILSGQEENFDPGKSFAVRLLRKIMPVQDEYSGTHFVVHKEGRRIATPLLAVVAAIEAADLIFAVDSVPAVLAVSDDLFIVYTSNAFAILGLRALYFLLAGLLDRFHYLSHGLAVILAFIAVKLILQAAHKMISTSIPEIPSPVSLAVIVVILAVSVTLSLRRPPREESGADASSTDTDK
- a CDS encoding enoyl-CoA hydratase/isomerase family protein, producing the protein MTSNDRSATVRARREGAVLHVELNAPASGNAVTEAMLDELLDVVVAPDPEVRVLVLGAAGDDFCLGGDRTEFGQWLEEDPTGRGIRVAGEKARRVCEALSGGRLVTIARVRGRAVGAGFALALACDLRVGAESASFRLPELALGLPTAWGGLLPRLIHEVGAARVRELILTGRAFGAAEACELSVLQRVVPDAELDDAVAAWAKPVVRRPEAALRVTKALLNSYAAATRLADPAFLDAELMASVAAATRRSPAGGDGAGGSHS